One Vallitalea pronyensis genomic region harbors:
- a CDS encoding glycyl radical protein: protein MNERITRLRKKLFETQPKICSERCMIFTNAMKESEGLPIAIRRAEAFYQVLDKMTIVVSDDEIIVGNQAKWPKSSPIYPEYSYEWLVEEFHGNPYHFHERPGDKFYSDEYTKQDILSCVDYWKGKSLYENFRKTLPQDINEAWDAGVIDDTWVSAAGLGNIIVDYDLVLKKGLKDVIRRIKQSISQLDLREPGNVKKKWFLEAALKGNQAVINFSNRIGAQCEKQAGETEDQVRRDELLKLADICRRVPLHPATTFHEAVQSIYIILLAVHLESNGHAISLGRFDQYVYPFYKQDIQNGVLTREEGLEIIEAFFIKCNELNKLRSWPDSVFFLGYQMFINLAIGGQTVEGEDAVNDVSYLCIEACQDVTLFTPSISVKWFEKTDDAFMLKALEAVMVHQGGQPAFYNDKAFIRTLENMGIAKEDLVDWSPDGCIEASIPGKWDFAAKGPWLNVEKVLEITLNNGVDPQTGILFKKTSKDIATCKSTEDLFDAYKEMLTYFMDLQVITEHINDEIHVLHDINAFRASLVEDCIGRGLDLIEGGSLYSADGGPTAGTISAGDALAAIESIIFDKELVTMEQLLHALKTNFEDMHTVPTGEEIRAMLINKAPKFGNDDNGADHWVVKLEEFIGSSYRYNYKSSKYGKGPIPCSYSYSQSPVTGNIAFGKCIGATPDGRKSGDPVNNGISPANGSEKNGATAACNSVAKLPSIWFQKGAIFNMRLTSSALATQENRKRIIDMVKVLFHNYGQQIQFNVVNGDIYKEAMKHPEKYNDLMVRVSGYSALFTTLVPEVQLDVINRTELEV, encoded by the coding sequence ATGAATGAAAGAATAACCAGATTAAGAAAAAAACTATTTGAAACCCAACCAAAGATTTGTTCTGAGCGATGCATGATTTTTACAAACGCCATGAAAGAATCTGAGGGTTTACCTATTGCTATTCGACGGGCTGAAGCTTTCTATCAGGTATTGGATAAAATGACAATTGTTGTATCCGATGATGAAATTATCGTTGGAAATCAAGCTAAATGGCCCAAATCATCGCCCATTTATCCTGAATATTCTTATGAATGGTTAGTAGAAGAGTTTCATGGTAACCCGTACCATTTTCATGAAAGACCTGGCGATAAATTTTATTCTGATGAATACACAAAACAAGATATTCTTTCTTGTGTCGATTACTGGAAAGGTAAATCCTTATATGAAAATTTTAGAAAAACCCTTCCACAAGACATTAATGAGGCTTGGGATGCAGGTGTAATCGATGATACATGGGTTTCAGCAGCCGGTTTAGGCAACATTATCGTGGATTATGATTTAGTGCTAAAAAAAGGTTTGAAAGATGTCATCCGTAGAATTAAGCAGAGTATATCTCAATTGGACCTAAGAGAACCAGGGAATGTGAAGAAAAAATGGTTTTTAGAAGCAGCATTAAAAGGGAATCAGGCTGTGATTAATTTTTCAAATCGTATTGGTGCTCAATGCGAAAAACAAGCAGGGGAAACAGAGGACCAAGTAAGAAGAGATGAATTATTAAAACTAGCGGATATATGTAGACGTGTACCACTACATCCTGCAACTACATTTCATGAAGCTGTTCAAAGTATTTATATCATTTTATTGGCAGTGCATTTAGAGTCAAATGGTCATGCTATTTCATTAGGTCGATTCGATCAATATGTCTATCCATTTTATAAGCAGGATATACAAAACGGTGTATTGACAAGAGAAGAAGGATTAGAAATCATAGAAGCCTTTTTTATTAAATGCAATGAACTCAATAAGCTGCGCTCTTGGCCAGATTCCGTATTCTTCTTAGGCTATCAGATGTTTATTAACTTAGCCATTGGTGGTCAAACAGTTGAAGGTGAAGATGCGGTTAATGATGTGTCCTATCTATGTATAGAAGCATGTCAAGATGTGACACTCTTTACACCATCCATTTCGGTAAAATGGTTTGAAAAAACCGACGATGCCTTTATGCTGAAGGCTCTAGAAGCCGTTATGGTGCATCAAGGAGGACAGCCAGCCTTCTATAATGATAAAGCTTTTATACGGACCTTAGAAAACATGGGCATTGCAAAAGAAGATCTGGTGGACTGGTCACCTGATGGTTGTATTGAAGCATCCATACCGGGAAAATGGGATTTTGCTGCAAAGGGTCCTTGGTTAAATGTTGAGAAAGTACTTGAAATCACACTGAATAATGGTGTTGACCCACAAACAGGTATCTTGTTTAAGAAAACATCGAAAGATATTGCCACATGTAAAAGTACGGAAGATCTATTTGACGCTTACAAAGAAATGTTAACCTATTTTATGGATCTTCAAGTTATTACTGAACATATTAATGATGAAATACATGTACTTCATGATATTAATGCGTTTCGAGCTTCGTTAGTTGAAGATTGTATTGGCAGAGGATTAGACCTGATTGAAGGGGGTTCATTATACTCAGCTGATGGAGGACCTACAGCAGGAACAATCAGTGCAGGGGATGCCCTTGCTGCCATAGAGAGCATTATTTTTGATAAAGAGTTAGTGACAATGGAACAGTTGTTGCATGCTTTGAAAACGAACTTTGAAGATATGCATACCGTACCAACGGGAGAAGAGATCAGAGCCATGTTGATCAATAAGGCACCTAAATTTGGCAACGATGATAATGGGGCAGACCATTGGGTTGTGAAACTTGAGGAGTTTATTGGTTCCTCATATAGGTATAATTATAAAAGCTCAAAGTATGGAAAAGGACCGATACCTTGTTCTTATTCGTATAGTCAAAGTCCTGTTACAGGTAACATAGCTTTTGGAAAATGCATTGGTGCAACACCCGATGGAAGGAAGAGTGGTGACCCTGTAAATAACGGTATTTCACCTGCTAATGGTTCAGAAAAAAATGGTGCAACAGCGGCATGTAACTCCGTCGCCAAGTTACCCAGTATATGGTTTCAAAAAGGTGCTATATTTAACATGCGTCTTACATCATCAGCCCTTGCAACTCAAGAGAACAGAAAACGTATTATTGATATGGTCAAAGTACTGTTTCATAACTATGGACAGCAAATACAATTTAATGTTGTCAACGGTGACATCTATAAAGAAGCAATGAAACACCCAGAAAAGTATAATGATTTAATGGTGAGAGTATCCGGATACAGTGCTCTTTTTACCACTTTGGTACCAGAAGTACAGTTAGATGTGATTAACCGTACGGAATTAGAAGTCTAA
- a CDS encoding glycyl-radical enzyme activating protein, with translation METARVFNIERFATEDGKGIRTVVFLKGCALRCKWCANPESQAFKKEVLFNQNLCTGCGKCLACEQKAVTYMEGYGYITDADKCNHCKKCVDHCLHNARSMVGKDMRVEEVVEEVLKDQAYYNMSGGGVTFSGGEPFYYSKFIKACSLRLKEYGITTLVETCGYVERYKLKEACPYIDYIFYDIKHINGEKHKALTGKDNQLIIHNLIWLSNHYKGTLSVRYPYIPGCNDEEEAIRKFLDFIQLLSHIEEVIFLPYHRLGLPKYLGLGRQYEMDDMKSLKPSDLKGLTPIFKDYNMTIKIQ, from the coding sequence ATGGAGACAGCACGGGTTTTTAATATTGAAAGGTTCGCTACAGAAGATGGAAAAGGCATTCGGACAGTGGTTTTTTTAAAAGGTTGCGCATTACGGTGTAAATGGTGTGCCAATCCCGAATCACAGGCATTTAAAAAAGAGGTATTGTTTAATCAAAATTTATGTACAGGTTGTGGGAAGTGTTTAGCATGTGAGCAGAAGGCAGTAACATACATGGAAGGTTATGGTTATATAACGGATGCAGATAAGTGTAACCACTGTAAAAAATGTGTTGATCATTGTCTTCATAATGCAAGAAGTATGGTTGGTAAAGATATGCGTGTGGAAGAAGTCGTAGAAGAAGTTTTGAAAGACCAAGCCTATTATAACATGTCAGGGGGCGGCGTTACATTCAGTGGCGGTGAACCATTTTACTATAGCAAGTTTATTAAAGCATGTAGCCTAAGGTTGAAGGAATATGGGATTACTACATTAGTAGAAACTTGTGGTTATGTGGAGAGATACAAGCTAAAAGAAGCTTGTCCGTATATCGACTATATTTTCTATGATATTAAGCATATCAATGGTGAAAAACATAAAGCATTAACTGGGAAAGATAACCAACTAATTATTCATAATTTGATATGGCTATCCAATCATTATAAAGGAACATTATCCGTGAGATACCCTTATATACCTGGCTGTAATGATGAGGAGGAGGCTATAAGGAAGTTTTTGGATTTTATACAGCTCTTAAGTCATATTGAAGAAGTTATTTTCTTGCCTTATCACAGATTAGGGTTGCCAAAGTATCTTGGATTGGGACGACAATATGAAATGGATGATATGAAATCTTTGAAACCAAGTGATCTGAAAGGTTTAACACCTATCTTTAAGGATTATAACATGACCATAAAAATTCAGTGA
- a CDS encoding rhamnulokinase, with protein sequence MKTVKNILSLDCGNSSYRVVLGRYDGEKITTELIAQEPNNMIEIKEYYYWDMHKIFNFFMTSLKKTLKIVERVDSIGVCTWGVDFALYDKDANMLSNPLSYRNTMGKKSLDKLSKGEKDDLFYETGILCDKINSLYMLNGIKENMPHIFEKADKLLMIPDILNYMLTGVMLNEPSELSTTQMLSTQSKKISQKVCDKFHIPAKLFNRIGVHGEVIGNLLPSLKKELAIDYDIPVICVPSHDTAAAVAAIPALEDNFAFISSGTWSLIGAELDEPVMTKEVLESQLTNELGAFNKITMLKNSAGMFLIQNIKKEYDDITNTHNSWENINQIANSYDGDIPLININNQRFFNPPHMGKEIYNYLVETNQTVESFSWGIVIKAVLESMACCYAQTIRNLEHVIDKQFKNVYMVGGGSQNDVVNGLTAKRSGKKIIACSKESTSLGNIIVQIKHFEENLSLKNMRDIVKKSITLETYQDDDMEDDSMVDRYSNLV encoded by the coding sequence ATGAAAACAGTTAAAAATATCCTATCACTTGATTGTGGTAATTCTTCATATAGAGTTGTACTTGGTCGATATGACGGTGAGAAGATAACAACAGAACTTATTGCTCAAGAACCAAATAATATGATTGAAATAAAAGAATACTATTACTGGGATATGCATAAAATATTCAATTTTTTTATGACAAGTCTCAAAAAAACATTAAAAATAGTAGAGCGGGTTGATTCCATTGGCGTTTGTACATGGGGTGTTGATTTTGCATTATATGATAAGGATGCTAACATGCTTAGCAATCCACTGAGTTATCGTAACACCATGGGTAAAAAATCTTTAGATAAATTATCAAAAGGAGAAAAAGATGATTTATTTTATGAGACAGGCATCTTGTGTGACAAAATTAATTCCCTTTATATGCTGAATGGTATAAAAGAAAACATGCCCCATATTTTTGAAAAGGCAGACAAGTTATTAATGATACCGGATATCCTCAACTACATGCTAACAGGTGTGATGCTCAATGAACCCAGTGAACTAAGCACAACACAAATGTTAAGTACACAATCTAAAAAAATAAGTCAGAAAGTATGTGATAAGTTTCATATACCTGCAAAGCTATTCAATAGAATAGGTGTTCACGGTGAAGTCATTGGTAACTTACTTCCGAGCCTGAAAAAAGAATTAGCAATTGATTACGATATACCCGTTATCTGTGTGCCCTCTCATGATACAGCTGCCGCAGTTGCCGCTATACCTGCCTTAGAAGATAACTTTGCTTTTATCAGCTCAGGCACTTGGTCATTAATCGGTGCAGAATTAGATGAGCCTGTGATGACAAAAGAAGTTTTAGAAAGTCAATTAACCAATGAACTGGGTGCTTTTAATAAGATCACCATGTTAAAAAATAGTGCAGGTATGTTCTTAATTCAGAACATAAAAAAAGAGTATGATGACATAACAAATACACACAATTCTTGGGAGAATATTAATCAAATAGCCAATAGCTATGACGGTGACATCCCACTTATTAATATCAATAACCAACGTTTTTTCAATCCACCTCATATGGGGAAAGAAATATACAATTATTTAGTTGAAACCAATCAAACTGTAGAATCATTTAGTTGGGGGATTGTGATCAAGGCTGTATTGGAATCCATGGCTTGCTGTTATGCACAAACCATTAGAAATCTAGAACATGTTATTGATAAGCAGTTTAAAAACGTTTACATGGTAGGTGGGGGCTCCCAAAATGATGTGGTCAATGGGTTAACGGCAAAACGGTCAGGTAAAAAAATCATTGCCTGCAGTAAAGAAAGTACGTCTCTGGGTAATATTATTGTTCAAATAAAACATTTTGAAGAAAATCTATCGTTGAAAAACATGAGAGATATCGTTAAGAAATCCATTACGTTGGAAACCTATCAAGACGACGATATGGAAGACGATTCTATGGTGGATAGGTATTCTAATTTAGTATAA
- a CDS encoding sugar ABC transporter ATP-binding protein, which produces MHEYILEMKGISKSFYGVRVLKDVQLNVKPGEVHVLLGENGAGKSTLIKILSAAYKKECGMIKFNGECVEFRSPKEAIDNGISVIYQEFNLNPCVPIYENIYLGKEYTKKGFIDTKAAIKESKKYMDLIGLDVSPTTLVSELSVAQKQMVEIAKAISSDVKVLVLDEPTAAITDKETTKLFEIIHALKSEGVGIIYISHRMSELFEIGDRCTVMRDGEYVSTVYLHETDCDALTKLMVGRKVSFEKIENHAIKHDEVVLEVKNLCYKDVIKNVNLSLKKGEILGIAGLVGAGRTELAKCIIGAYKTKIGSIILKGEALKGNSIKESIDKGMVYLSEDRKDEGLILMHTVLDNMALPNLKRFGGFLLSKDKMKQVTHAFIDKLKIKTYSPFIKVENLSGGNQQKVVIAKWLYSDSDIYIFDEPTRGIDVGARDEIYEIMRTLIEKGASIVMISSDLVEILKMCDSVAVMREGEITAVLPNDNNLTQEDILACALYGGNNHEC; this is translated from the coding sequence ATGCATGAATATATACTTGAAATGAAAGGTATCTCAAAAAGTTTTTATGGTGTGCGGGTTTTAAAGGATGTGCAGTTAAATGTAAAACCTGGTGAAGTACATGTTTTATTGGGAGAAAATGGTGCTGGCAAATCCACTTTAATTAAAATATTGTCAGCAGCTTACAAAAAGGAATGCGGTATGATTAAGTTTAATGGTGAATGTGTTGAATTTCGATCGCCAAAAGAAGCCATTGATAATGGTATCAGTGTGATTTATCAAGAATTCAACTTAAACCCTTGTGTACCTATTTATGAAAACATATATTTGGGAAAAGAATATACAAAGAAAGGATTTATTGATACAAAAGCAGCCATAAAAGAATCCAAAAAGTACATGGACTTAATTGGACTGGATGTGAGCCCAACCACATTGGTATCGGAACTAAGTGTAGCCCAAAAACAAATGGTTGAAATTGCAAAAGCCATATCCAGTGATGTTAAAGTTCTCGTTCTAGATGAACCTACTGCTGCAATCACGGATAAAGAAACAACTAAACTCTTTGAAATTATTCATGCATTAAAATCAGAAGGCGTAGGTATTATTTACATTTCACACAGAATGAGTGAGTTGTTTGAAATAGGGGATCGATGCACGGTTATGCGAGATGGTGAATATGTGTCAACAGTTTATCTACATGAAACAGATTGTGATGCATTAACGAAACTGATGGTTGGAAGAAAAGTTAGCTTTGAAAAGATTGAGAATCATGCCATTAAACACGATGAGGTTGTTTTGGAAGTGAAAAACTTATGCTACAAAGATGTGATTAAAAATGTGAATTTGAGCCTTAAGAAAGGTGAGATTTTAGGGATAGCTGGTCTTGTTGGAGCAGGGCGGACTGAATTAGCAAAGTGCATTATCGGTGCTTATAAAACAAAAATAGGAAGTATTATACTCAAGGGAGAAGCATTAAAAGGAAACAGTATCAAAGAATCCATTGATAAGGGGATGGTGTATCTCAGTGAAGATAGAAAAGATGAGGGCTTAATCCTGATGCATACTGTTCTGGATAATATGGCGTTACCGAATTTAAAAAGGTTTGGTGGATTTTTATTAAGTAAAGACAAAATGAAACAAGTTACACACGCATTTATTGATAAATTGAAAATCAAGACATACAGTCCTTTCATTAAAGTAGAGAATCTGTCAGGTGGTAATCAGCAAAAAGTAGTCATAGCCAAATGGTTATATTCTGATTCTGATATTTATATATTTGATGAGCCCACAAGAGGAATTGATGTTGGGGCACGTGATGAAATCTATGAAATCATGCGAACACTTATAGAAAAAGGTGCTTCAATTGTAATGATTTCATCCGATTTAGTAGAAAT